The DNA region ATTTAACCAGTTGGAACCAGTTTGTTGCTTGTTTTTGGAGAAGTAAGCAAACTATGTTGCAATGGGGTGTACCCATTACGAGAAACCGTCATGTGAGTTAAAATAGGCACAACTCCCTGGATGAAATAACATGAACCAACCAATGAGAAAAAGTAATCATGTATTCATGCATATTCATCAGTATGTCTATATAATCAATGTACTCCGTTTTGGGTGTTGTCCCTCCACACTTGATCAGCTGAGGACCCAGACGTCTGTAATTCTTTCACTTGGGAGATTAAATCTACTTCTGCTAATCTGGTCTGATTGATTCCTGGTCTCTTCTGCGACAGAACGAATGCGCAAAATTGTTAGGTACAAGAGGTAAAGGTATGGTATAGATAACTGGATTTATATTAATTGGAGTCAGATAAGGTAAAACAATTGCTGAAAATAGGAATAttcataacctaacatctcctcCACCTCTCTCAGCGCGCATCTAAAGGTAAGCAGAATACCTGTTACAATTCTAAATTCTGCATTAGTGATTGATtactttaaattttaaatttggTGGAGTAGTTATGCTGATGGATTATGGTGTTGAAGTATTAACAGTCGTTACGGAATAGAGTCTGGGACTCACACGTGTTATTTTGGTCTGGGACCCAATAATAATATAACGCGAACATAGTCAGATATAGGTCAGTGACCTAGTTGCTTCGTCGTGGTGGACAAGGTTACGGTGACGATCGTAGTCAGATAACTGGGGTGTTCTTGAGATCCCCGGGGAGAAGTGAGGCCTCCCTTTGTAGACGTCTTCTTTCTGTAACGGACGAGACCATCaaacattttgccaaaaaaaaaaaatgggggatgAATGTGACAGTGCTGTGAATGGTGAGAGGAATGAATGGAATGAGATTGAAAGGATGTATGGTGATTTGGAAGCTCAAATTTTGAGTGGAATTgataaaaataaagtaaaaaaggaGCAGGAAAAACACCGCTCAGTTTTTGTTAAACTGCGCCAGGATGAATTGTTTAAAGGTTCCACGAAACCGTGGACAATGGAGAAATTGGCTGTGTCACTCCAACAGAAGGAGAGAGATTTGATGGATGAGAAAACTCAATTGAAAGAGGAAAGACAAACCGCCACATGGCGACAGCGTGGTAAATTGGACAAACTCAttttagaaaaagaaaaagagaggcGAAGTGTTCACAACTTCGCTACTGTGGCAACCGCTCTTAATGCATTGCGCCCTAAAGTAAATAATGACGATTATACAGAGGCAAAAGAGAGATGTGGAGCGGTGATGGGAATTTATCCTAACTTGCCTGTCACCACTACTCAACCTAATGCCCCACACATGATTATGCCAATTACCCAACCTCCGCCATATGCGGCGCCAGGCATAATGGCATCTATTGTTCCATTGGGTGGACAGCTGGTTATGGATGTGGAAGGTGAAGGTGACAGGGTTCCCCAGTATGCTGTTAATTTTATTGAACAAGCTGTGAATGTGGAAAGACGTAATCGTGGTGGAGTGACGCCAGGGGTGGCAGGTAACAGTCCTTCGCCTCGGGCGTCGAGTGGAGTCACTGTTACTCCCAAAAGGTTGGGAGGAGAGCATTTGGGTAAAGATAAGGTAAAAGATAAGGCGTTAAAGCAGGTAGATGGAACGTGTGTAAATCAATGTAGAGAAGACGAGAAAGACATGTTGAATTTGGCAATGACTAAGGTTAGAAGAGAACAACAAGAGAGTGTGCAAAAGGACTTGGTAAGCGAAAAGGAATGTGATGAGGAATGTAAAGAGCAGAGAGGACAGGATAGAAGATTGCTGGCTATTGTGAACAATAATGAGTTACAGAGAAGTAGAGAGAGACAGAGTGCTGAGCTTCATGGTGGCTATGATTTAAGGAGTGGTAAAACGGCCCCATTGGGTCAGCGGTATGAATTGCTAGCGTTGAGAGATGTGACTGCAATGATGGATAAAATGCCTCCGTTACATCAAGGAGGAAAAATGTGGTTGTCTAAATTTTTGGCGTTGATGAGTGGACAGACATGTACATTGGGAGATATTAGACAGATGCTGGCTGGCGGCTGTTCATTGGTCCAACTCCAGGCTATTGAGGAAGCAGCGGGAACTACTGATTTGGGGAGGGAGACGCCTCTCCCTCGCGTTGCTGGTCAGTTGTTTGAACAGATTAAGTTGTATTTTCCACAGCCTacttatttggcaccgactatGTTCCCATATGATGTTAAGATGTCTCCCCCACAACATTATGCAGCATGTGTTGAAAATTGGATTGAGATCACGGGAAAGCATCCCGCCTCGTCCCCTGAGTCAGAAGTTTTGTTCAGAACTGCAATAGTGGATGGCTTACCCGCGGAAGTTAAAAAGCAGTTGAAAAGTGATCCAGATATTTTGGTTTGTGCTGAAGGCAGATTTAAACGTCACTTGTTACATCATTGTCGCATGCATGCGGAGACACAGAGTAAAGTGGATAGTGAGACTGAAGCTTTGTCTAAACAATTGCTTAAACTACAATTGGCTAAGATGTATGGGGAAGCAAAACAGAACAAAACGCAGCAGAAAAGAGAGACACAGATGTTGCAGGGACCGGCTGTGATGGGGAGGGGCCGTGCGCCTTTCCGGGGCAGATGCGGGGGGCGTGGAAGAGGAGCTCCACCCCCGGGGGGAAGGCCCCAATACTCTCCCAGCTCATGTTTCATTTGTGGCGCATACGATCATTGGGCACGGGAATGCCCACAATATCGACAACAAGCCCGCCCTATGGGAGGAGCCCAAAGGCCAGTGCAGCACATGGCACCGCCTCAGGCTCAAGGAACAGCGCCATCTGGTGGCCATCCATGGCAGGCTCAAAGAACAGCACCATCTGGAAGCCTGGAAAGCAATGGCCTGGCAGAGCCCATCTTTCAAGTTACAGTGGCTGGACAAACAATACACATGATGGTGGACACGGGGGCAACCTACTCATCTATTAATACCAACTTACCTCCAGCCGCACTCTCAAAGAAGACCACTACTCTGGTCGGCTTCTCGGGACAACCCCAGACTCTGCCTTTTACCAAACCACTGGACACGACTATCAAGAAAACCGGACAAAGGTTCTGGCATGCCTACATACACTCATTGGGAACTCCCATCAACCTCATGGGACGTGACTTACTGGCTACCTTACAAGCTCAAATCCTGTGCGGACCACAGGGGCAACAAATACGATTCCCAGATGGAAAAATACTACATTGTCAACAATCCTTGGGACAAGACGGACAGTGGTTGATGGCACCATTACCTGCCACATCTGAGACAGCAACAATTTACTGGACTCTCTTAAATCCAGAGACTCCCTTTGGAGGAGGAGTGTACTCGACCTATCTCCTGTGGAAGCCTTGGATTTGCTCACTGGCACCCTACCATCCTCCAGTCGATCCCTTGCATTGTACGTTGTTTTACGACAGGAAGGATGATGATGTGTATAGGGATTTATTTGAGGAAATTGATGGCAAGGAGTGGCAGTTGTCGTCATCATGTATACTGATTGGAAAGGAAGGTGTTGCAGCAGCCACAGATTTGACCCCAGAACAGTTGCCATGGTTTAAGATGGCACAGGATGGCTATCCCCACATTTCGCTGGCTGTGGCCCCCGGGCACGAAGCCAGACAGTTGGGGCCGATGGTTAGGCGTCTTTTGGAGGAAACACagtgggttaaaacaaacattCCAGACTTGTGGTGGGCTGAAACAGAAAATGCTTATAAAATACAGCAGGTTATGAAGGATGAAGGGAGAGTGGAAATGGTTTTGTTATCCCGCCTCCATGGCAGGGAACTCTTGGACCATGAACAAGCCTCAGCCATGCTCGAAACAATGCCTGACACACTCTGGTCACAGGGACCATTTGATGTTGGCTATTGCCACTCCGTGACCCCAATTAAATTGTCCATAGATGAGACTCAGATTGTAAGGAGACCGCAATACAGGTGGCCGCAGGAAGCTGATCAAGGTATGGAAGACACTTTAAGGGGTTTGTGGGACGCCGGTGTCTTGGAGTTGTCTAGCTCCACGTGGAATACACCTTTGCACCCGGTTAGGAAGGCTGATGGAGTCACATGGAGAATGGTACATGATCTCAGGCCAGTGAATGATGTCACGGTGACACCTGTATTGCCGGTACCAGACTCGCATCGTATCCTAGCCAGTTTGGACCCCACGTATCAATTTTTTACAGTGATAAATTTAGCCAATGCATATTTCTGTCTTCCACTCTCGCCTGATGTCCGCCATGTTTTCGCATTTTCATATGGAGGAGTGAAGTTACAGTACAAGCGGCTACCAGAGGGATTCAAAAACTCACCAGGTATTTTTAACCAGGTGTTGAAGGAACTACTGACACCATGTGTTATGCCGGAAGGCACTGTATTGTTGCAATATGCGGCCGATTTGCTGATTGGTGCTAAGACTGATCACGCTTGTTTGGCGGCAACTGGAACTGTTCTGCGTTGGTTAGGTCAGCTTGGTTTCAAGGTCTCTAAGAAGAAGTTGCAGTGTTGTAGGCAGAAGGTGACTTTTTTGGGAAGAATAGTTTCTCCATCAGGCTTAGCCATGTCACCTGAACACAGAAACTCCATCCTACGCCACCCTCGCCCCAACACGGTCAAGGAAATGTTGTCTTTCCTAGGACTGTGTGGCTATAGCCGCAATTATATTCCCAACTTTGTTGACAAAACGGGAATTTTGCGAGGCCTAGTGAAAGAACAAGGAACTCGAAACTTGAAGTCTCAGCTTGACTGGACCGCGGAGGCAAGCAATGCTTTTGTCTCCTTGGTTCAGGAATTGGCCTATGCAGCAGCATTGGCCACCCCTAACTATACAGTTCCCTTCCATTTAGATGTTTCAATATCTAGGGCTACTGCAAATGGCATTCTCTATCAGAAGGTCAAGAATGGTCGTGCAGTCTTGATGTACTGCAGTGTATCTCTGGATAACATTGAACAAAGACAGCCGGATTGTTCTCGGTACGCTGCCGGATTGGCCAAAATTCTTCAAAAGATAGCGCATGCGGTCATGGGACACCCACTGTATGTACTCACTGACCATGCGGTATTGGCATTTGTTGAGTCAGCAGCTTTCACTCTAACACCACTGAGACAGACCAggcttttgaaaattttgaccGCCCCTAACGTCAACTATGTACACACTGGAGTGAACATGACTGACCAGGTTCTGGTCGGCCCACATGAATGTGCACTTATGATCAAGCCACTGGTCAAGATCAGACCGGATCTATATGCGGAGCCCTTGGATCATGGTCGGATTTTGTTCACAGATGGGTGTTGCTGGAGAGACAAGCAGGGTAACCTACACGCTGCCGCTGCAGTGGTGGAATGGCAAGACTGCCACTTCACCACTATTAAAACCCAGCAGATGTCAACTCACCCATCAGCTCAGGCAGCCGAGATACTGGCACTTATTTTGGCCTTGGAATCTGTCCAGTGCGAGGCAGCCACCATCTACTCTGACTCGGCGTATGCAACATCCGCCGCTCACATTGACTTGCTGGGCTGGATGAAAAATGGTTTCGTTACTGCTAAAGGAACCGAGATTGCTCACAAAGATCTGATGGTTCGCCTAAGTGAGGCCATTAAGGCCCCAGCAGAAGTCGCCATTGTAAAGGTACCAGGCCACTCTAAATCAGATACACTTGTGGCCCAAGGCAATAACGCTGTAGACGCGGCTGCTAAGGCGGCGGCTGGATACCATGTTGAACAGGGAATGATGATGTCCCGCGGCCCAATAGAAATTGATGGCAACCCCCCTGATGCGGTTCTGCTTGAACCGCTAGATTTGCCAGCGTTAATTGACCTTCAGAATTCAGCCATCCCTGAGCAAAAATCGGTTTGGCTCACGGCAGGTGCTTTTAAATTGCCTGACAACCTTTGGGTCGGTCCAAATGGCCGACCAGTTCTCCCTGATGGCAAGTTGTTACAGGACACCTTGCTCGAGGCCCACACGCCGTCGCATATTGCCCCGCACTCCATGCTAGCCAAACTTATGATGTGGTGACATCCCAAATTCTCTGATGTCGTGTGGAATTTTGTTACAAATTGCGAAACTTGTCAGACATTTAATGCTAAACCAAC from Corythoichthys intestinalis isolate RoL2023-P3 chromosome 21, ASM3026506v1, whole genome shotgun sequence includes:
- the LOC130909896 gene encoding uncharacterized protein LOC130909896; translation: MGDECDSAVNGERNEWNEIERMYGDLEAQILSGIDKNKVKKEQEKHRSVFVKLRQDELFKGSTKPWTMEKLAVSLQQKERDLMDEKTQLKEERQTATWRQRGKLDKLILEKEKERRSVHNFATVATALNALRPKVNNDDYTEAKERCGAVMGIYPNLPVTTTQPNAPHMIMPITQPPPYAAPGIMASIVPLGGQLVMDVEGEGDRVPQYAVNFIEQAVNVERRNRGGVTPGVAGNSPSPRASSGVTVTPKRLGGEHLGKDKVKDKALKQVDGTCVNQCREDEKDMLNLAMTKVRREQQESVQKDLVSEKECDEECKEQRGQDRRLLAIVNNNELQRSRERQSAELHGGYDLRSGKTAPLGQRYELLALRDVTAMMDKMPPLHQGGKMWLSKFLALMSGQTCTLGDIRQMLAGGCSLVQLQAIEEAAGTTDLGRETPLPRVAGQLFEQIKLYFPQPTYLAPTMFPYDVKMSPPQHYAACVENWIEITGKHPASSPESEVLFRTAIVDGLPAEVKKQLKSDPDILVCAEGRFKRHLLHHCRMHAETQSKVDSETEALSKQLLKLQLAKMYGEAKQNKTQQKRETQMLQGPAVMGRGRAPFRGRCGGRGRGAPPPGGRPQYSPSSCFICGAYDHWARECPQYRQQARPMGGAQRPVQHMAPPQAQGTAPSGGHPWQAQRTAPSGSLESNGLAEPIFQVTVAGQTIHMMVDTGATYSSINTNLPPAALSKKTTTLVGFSGQPQTLPFTKPLDTTIKKTGQRFWHAYIHSLGTPINLMGRDLLATLQAQILCGPQGQQIRFPDGKILHCQQSLGQDGQWLMAPLPATSETATIYWTLLNPETPFGGGVYSTYLLWKPWICSLAPYHPPVDPLHCTLFYDRKDDDVYRDLFEEIDGKEWQLSSSCILIGKEGVAAATDLTPEQLPWFKMAQDGYPHISLAVAPGHEARQLGPMVRRLLEETQWVKTNIPDLWWAETENAYKIQQVMKDEGRVEMVLLSRLHGRELLDHEQASAMLETMPDTLWSQGPFDVGYCHSVTPIKLSIDETQIVRRPQYRWPQEADQGMEDTLRGLWDAGVLELSSSTWNTPLHPVRKADGVTWRMVHDLRPVNDVTVTPVLPVPDSHRILASLDPTYQFFTVINLANAYFCLPLSPDVRHVFAFSYGGVKLQYKRLPEGFKNSPGIFNQVLKELLTPCVMPEGTVLLQYAADLLIGAKTDHACLAATGTVLRWLGQLGFKVSKKKLQCCRQKVTFLGRIVSPSGLAMSPEHRNSILRHPRPNTVKEMLSFLGLCGYSRNYIPNFVDKTGILRGLVKEQGTRNLKSQLDWTAEASNAFVSLVQELAYAAALATPNYTVPFHLDVSISRATANGILYQKVKNGRAVLMYCSVSLDNIEQRQPDCSRYAAGLAKILQKIAHAVMGHPLYVLTDHAVLAFVESAAFTLTPLRQTRLLKILTAPNVNYVHTGVNMTDQVLVGPHECALMIKPLVKIRPDLYAEPLDHGRILFTDGCCWRDKQGNLHAAAAVVEWQDCHFTTIKTQQMSTHPSAQAAEILALILALESVQCEAATIYSDSAYATSAAHIDLLGWMKNGFVTAKGTEIAHKDLMVRLSEAIKAPAEVAIVKVPGHSKSDTLVAQGNNAVDAAAKAAAGYHVEQGMMMSRGPIEIDGNPPDAVLLEPLDLPALIDLQNSAIPEQKSVWLTAGAFKLPDNLWVGPNGRPVLPDGKLLQDTLLEAHTPSHIAPHSMLAKLMMW